A region of the Gimesia sp. genome:
ATGAGTTTCATCGCCGAACCGGAAGCCTGACCTCCCACCCCAACGAGGATCGACGTGGACGACGAACCGAATTCTACCCCACCGGAGCCAGCACGACCGAAAACATTCGATGAACGCCTCCGCAGCTGGAGCCTGCTTAAGCGACTGCTGCTTGCCTTCTGTCTGCTCACCGCATCTTACATCACAGCGGCCGGCAGCGGATTGATGATCCTGCTCATGCTGGCTTTCTCGACTGACGGCTGCCAGGACTTTCCCGATATCCTCGGCTTCTTCGTCTTTCAGTTTCCCATTTACGCACTGGGGATCTGTACCGCCCTGCCGGCCCTGTTTCTGGCCTGCGCCTGTTCAATTCGCTGGATCATTGGCTCGATCATTTTCTGTGTGGGACTCTGTGCGTTCTGGCTTGTGGGTGGCTTCATCGCGATCGTGATGACCTGTCAGTAGAGGGATTCGTCCGCGGCGTCTATAATGCCTCTGCAGTGATCTAATGACACACAGTGAATGATCGGAAAGGGATGCAATGGCAGAGTCGCAGGGAAACAGAATCATCGTCGTCGGAGGAGTCGCGGGGGGCGCGAGTGCAGCAGCCCGGGCACGTCGCTGCGATGAACACGCGGAAATTATTCTGTTTGAGAAGGACGAATACGTCTCTTTCGCCAACTGCGGTCTGCCCTATTTTATCGGCGAGGAAATCACCGAACGCAGCAAGCTGCTCGTCGCGACCCCCGAGTTGTTTCGAAATCGCTTTAACATCGATGTCCGTACCCGGCATCTGGTGCAATCCATCAACGTCGAAAACAAAACCGTCACGGTTCTCAATCGGGAATCGGGTGAGGTGAGCGAAGAGACCTGGGATCGGCTGATTCTCTCTACCGGTGCGGCTCCGATCACGCCCCCCTTGCCGGGCATCGAATCCGAAAACGTGTTCACACTCCGTAATCTGAATGACGCAGATGCCATCAAGGCCTTTATCGCGGAGCATGGCTGCCAGAAAGCGGTCGTCGTGGGGGCCGGCTTCATCGGACTGGAGATGGTGGAGCAGCTGCACCATCTGAAACTGGAGACAGATCTGGTCGAACTGCAGCCCCAGGTCCTGCCTCCACTCGATCCGGAAATGGCCCGCCTCGTTCAGAACGAATTGATCGATCACGACATCAAGGTGCATCTGGGAACAGCCGTCGTGACGATCCAGACTGAAAACAACACAGCCACCGGAGTCGAACTCGGTAACGGAACACAGATCGCTGCAGACCTGGTGATTCTGGGGATTGGCGTTTCCCCGGCGATTGAACTGGCCCAGGCCGCAGGCATTGACATCGGCGCGCGGGGCGGCATTGCCGTGAATGACTTCATGCAGACATCGCATCCGGACGTTTACGCGGTCGGCGACGCTGTCGAATATCAGCACGGCGTTCTGGGAACACCCCAGCGCATTCCGCTCGCCGGTCCCGCGAATCGCGCCGGACGTATCGCCGGTCAACATGCTGCCAGCACCTCGGCCGACCCGATGATCGCCCCCATGGGAACGGCCATTGTTCGTGTCTTTGGCATCACCGCAGCGTTGACGGGACTCAGTAAAAAGTTCGCGGAACTCACTCAACGTAAAAATCGTTCCATCATCGTTGTCGGCAAACATCACGCCGGCTATTTCCCCGGCGCTCAGCAGCTGTTTCTCAAGCTGACCTATGATCCCGAAACAGGGCGGATCCTGGGCGCCCAGTCTGTCGGTCGTGAAGGTGTCGATAAACGTATCGACGTGATCGCCACCGCGATGAAGTTTAAAGGCACCGTCCGCGATCTGGCCGGCGTCGACCTCTGTTATGCTCCGCCCTTCGGTTCAGCCAAGGACCCGGTACACATGGCGGGGTTCGTTGCCTGCAACGACCTGGATGAACTGACCCGCATCATCGAAGTCGATGCCGACCTCTCTGGATATCAGATTCTCGACGTCCGTTCCCAACAGGAAGTCGACGCGTTCCGCTTCCCCGAGATTACGCACATCCCCGTCGACGAACTCCGCGGTCGCCTGGATGAACTCGATGTATCGCGGCCGATCATCACCGTCTGCCATTCCGGGATGCGGGCTTATATCGCCGCCCGGATCCTGCAGCAGTCGGGTTTCGAGAACGTCCACAACCTCACCGGCGGCATGCTCATGCAACGCTTCGCCCGACCGGAGTTGTTTGAATAATTTATCCTGATCAATAAACTGGAAACCCACACCACACGATGTTTGCCGACTTCGCTCTCATCTCGGTTCTGCTGGTCATCGCGCATCTTTTACGTTCCCGACTGCGTCTCCTGCAGAATCTGTTGATCCCCGCACCCATCCTGGCGGGCTTCCTCGGATTGATCGGCGGCCCGCAACTGCTGGGCTGGCTCCCCTTCAGTCTCACCGGGGATGGCAAGATTGCGATGGAGCGTTATCCCTACGAACTGATCGCGATTCTGTTTGCGACCCTCTTTCTCGGGCATCAACCCCACCGTCCCACGCTGCGAACCATGCTCCGCGATGTCGGCGATACCTGGTTCTATAACTTCGCTGCCTACATCGGACAGTTCGGCGTCGCCCTCCTGTTCGGTCTGTATGCCCTGCCTTTGATGTTTCCTGATCTCAATCCCGGCTTTGCCCTGATGATGCCCGCCGGCTTCGCGGGGGGACACGGCACTGCAGCCGCGGTCAGCGAATCCCTGCAGGCAGGTGGCTTCAATGACGCACAAAGCCTGGGCTTCACGTTTGCCACGATTGGTCTGCTGATCGGAATCTTCGGCGGTCTGACTCTGATCAACATCGCTACCCGACGGGGCTGGACGCATCTGGTCTCTTCCGCACAGGAACTGCCCGAGAGTACCCGCTCCGGTTTCCTCACTCCGGAAGAACAGACCTCAATGGGCACCAGCACTGTCAGTGCCATGTCCCTCGATCCACTTACCTGGCACTTCGCGATCGTGATGACCGCGTTCGGTGGTGCACACGGCATCGATTACCTGTTTCGGCACGTACTCGAATCCAAAATCATTCTGCCCCTGTTCGCAGTGGCGCTGCTGGTCAGTGCGGTATTACAACTGGTACTCGAACTCTGTCACATCGGCAAATATGTCGATCGTCAGGTGATGGCCCGCATTGGTTCTTCGGTCTCCGATTACCTGATTGCCTTCGCGGTCGCCTCGATCAAAATCAGCGTCGTTGTTGAATACATGGCCCCGCTGATTGTCATGTCGCTGCTCGGTTTTCTCTACGCGATCGGCATGCTCTGGTTTCTGGGTCGACACCTGTTTCACAACTTCTGGTTTGAACGCAGCATCTTCGCCTACGGCTGGATGACCGGTGTCGTCGGCATCGGTGTGCTGCTACTGCGGATTGTCGACCCGCAACTCAAATCCAAAACCCTGCAGGACTACGGCCTCGCTTTTGTTGGCATCTCACCTCTGGAGATCCTGCTGATCGTCGTCGTCCCGCCGCTCGTCGCCCGACAGATCATTCTCGCGCCTGCGATTGTCATTATCGTGATCGCTGTTGCCTGTTTCGCCCTCTCCGCTTATCTCGTCGGCTGGTACCGCACTCCACCAGGCGAACTCCGACCCGGCGAACAGGAGATCATCGACGACTTAAAGTAGTCAAAAATGCTTGCCTTTTGCGGTATTTTAGAAAGGGGCTTCCCCAATTATGCTTTCACGCATTGTCCCATGACAATGAGACACTCGCCCGGTGTCGGCTGAGTATCGATCCCAAATTCTTCTGCACATTCGTGATTACGAATCTGATCAGACAGAGTATCTGGAATCCATTTGAAGCCCAGTGTGAAAATACCTCGTTTAACACAATCTGGATAAGTGATCTCTGGAACTTTAATAATTTTGGCTGCGCCAAATTCGGAACTTTCCACATCAGCTATTGCAAACACACCGACTCCCTTATCCAGCGGGTTGATGTTTGTAAGCCACTCGGGGTCAGTTTGATTATTGGTATTAAACATAATTGATTTCTCGATATTACAATTTAATTGTTAACGTTTTTTACTGTAGATCGATCGGTCTTTGTCCAAATATTTCGTGTTTTTCGTGCCTTTCGTGGTAGCAAAAACGTACTTGCTATAACGTTCGTGGTTCACTCCCAGCCACTCAGAACAATCTTCCCAATCGTGTGCCCCGCTTCCAGGGTTTGATGCGCCCAGCGCAGGTTCTCTGCATTGATTGGAGAGCGGACCTCGTTTACCGTACATTGCAGTTTCCCCGCATCCAGCCATTCCGAGACCCGATTCAACAGGTGATGCTGCTCGATCATATCCGGCGTCGCGAACATCGAACGCGTATACATGAACTCCCAGACCATCGTTGCTGACTTGCGTTTCATCAGCGACTGATCCAGCGGCTGCTTATTATCCACCAGTAGTACAATCTTGCCCTCGGGACGCAGCAGATCGACGGCCTGATCCCAGTGCTGGTCGGTATTGTTGAACAGCGCGATGTGATCGATCTGTGTTAAACCCAGTGCTTCCACCTGCGGACGCAGCGGCTCGAAATGATTGATGACATGGTCGGCCCCGAGTTGCTTGACCCACTCAATCGACTCCGGCCGGGATGCGGTGGTGATCACTGTCAGTCCCGCCAGCTTCGCGAGTTGGATGCCGATCGAACCGACGCCGCCGGCACCGCCTGTAATCAGAATCGTCTCACCCGCATTCCCCCCTTCCACGTCAATGCCCATCCGATCGAAGAACGATTCATACGCGGTGATGGCTGTGAGGGGAATAGCGGCTGCCTGAGAAAAGTCGAGTGATTTCGGCTTCGTTCCCACAATCCGCTCGTCGATCAACTGGTACTCGGCATTGCATCCGGGGCGGGTAATGTCACCTGCATAAAACACTTCATCACCCGGCTGGAACAGTTCCACCTCCGGTCCGACCGCTTCGACGACTCCCGCTGCATCCCAGCCGAGCACTTTGGGAGCAGGTTCCTCCCCCTCTTGGGGAGCCCGGACTTTGGTATCCACCGGGTTGACGGCAATCGCTTTCACCGCAACCAGCAGGTCCCGCCCACCCGGCTTCGGTTGATCCAGTTCGACATCCATTAATGATGCGGGATCCTCAATCGGCAGATAACGGGTCAAACCAACGGCTTTCATATTTGAAACTCCCCTCGAGAGATGAATGGCAGAAATTCAAAGATTCTCACTTCATGTTCTAAGGAATACGCGAGGAAATCAAGGTGCCTGTTTCGAGTCTTTTCTGCTTTTCGTGGTGAAGGATTACAGATAACCGCTCGCGAACATCACAGAACCGGTTACAATCAAAACTGCAGGCACGGTACAGGGGATACCGCATTCATGAATTCCGAAAACAAAACAGAACGGTCTTACAGCCGGCGGCTGATGCAGCTCTCTACGATCCCGTTTCTGCTGCTGATCGCTTACTGGGTCCTGACCTGGTTCTGGGGCACGACTGAGGTGCAACAGGCTTATGTGAAGTTCAACAGCAAAGGGCTGCCTGCCAGCGCCCGCATTTATACGGATCGCCGTCCCGCAGATCTGGAGAGCAACTGGTATCTGATCGGTTATCCCTGTGCCCCCTGTCCGGGCATCGTCAGTCTGGAAGTCGATATGCGACATTGTGATATCTGTCCGGGGCCCGGCCGCCAGTATTTTTTCTGGTGCCCGGGCTATCACTCCAAAGTCCCTTTCTGGGGCAGACCGGTTGCAGGGACGTACGAGGACACCGACTAAGATTCAACGCACTTTCTTTTCGTGTTTTTCGTGACTTTCGTGGTAGTAAAAAAACGGAACCGTATCTCTCACGATAGTCGATTCCGGTTCAGAGATTGATTCCGATTCCGTTATCTTCCAGCCCCATGATTTCTCGCCAGCGGGCTTCAATCATCGCCGTATAGAGATACATGTCGGCTCCATAGTTACCCAGCGCATAACAGTCATTCACTTCCACCAGCAACGTTTCACCGGTCGAAGTGATTCCCCAGTCCATGCTACAGGCGATGGGGCAGCTCTCGAACGCATCCAGCGCAGACTGCATCCGCGTTCTGTCGGGGAAAGCCAGCGGATCACCCTGGTAATTAGCAACCGTTTTGATTGCACCGCGAAAAATGTACGCGCGCCATTCCGAAATGAATTCCACGACTTCCTGCACCAGGACTTCTGTTTCACCGTCGACCGCTGCGGAGGGGATCAGATCTTTGAACTCCTTGAAAACCTTTCCCGTAAATCGTTTATGTTCCCACAGCGGTTTCACGTGCAGTGCCCGGGTTTCCTCTTCCTTCTCGAATGGTTGGCGCACTTCTTCCAGTGTCGAAATCCAGAAGTCGCGACCGATCCACTCTTTCAGACAGTCAGGCAGATCCTGCAGGTCCGGTAACGGACGCTGGGCCCGCTTGATTGCAGAACGCACCGTTCCCACGCCACCCGCAACGATGGTTTCATCGGGAAAAGACAGCAGCCCTCGATCCAGGGCGCCATCAAATAATGAGGGCGCATCAAACCGGGTGACTTCGTAACCCCGTTCCCAAAACGTATACGCGATTCGCTCCAGGTTCAGATAATTCGGATCCCCCTTTTGTGCCTGTTGCACATACGCCCGCATTGTGTTCTCCCGGTCAAATTACATGTGATTCGATTTGATGTATCCAGCATAATTCATTGCTCATCAGCTCACGTGTCCAAATCGACCAAAACCACCTTTGTCTCTCAAGGTACTTTCATGATGATGAAACACGACATACTGGTACTTGACGATCAGCCTCGCGATTTGACTGGCGACTAACTGGGCTGACAGACTTTGAACACTCTGTTGTTCCCACACAGCGACTGCAGAAGCGATAAGATCCAGGAGGTCTTCGATCAATGCGAGGCCATCCTCCTCGGTTCTTTTGGGCCATGTGAGCAAGTATTCTCTTAATGGTTGATCGACTGAAGATTGCAGGCGAGTCAGAAATTTATGCTCATTCACCTCATCTGGATTACAGCGTTCTGAGAAAATATTCAGCGTGACAGCGATGACTGTTTCAGAGGGGAAATCTTCCGTAGAACACACCCAGAAATCAATCGCGTCCAGCAATAACCTTTCCGTCAGGTAGATTCTACGATCCCAGATTTGTTCTTCATGTTGAGATCTGACTCGATATTGGAGTGTCATCTTGTCTGTTCCTGTTCTCAATCAGAAAAGACGACACCGGCGAAAGAAATCAGGTTCAGTATTACGAGATCAATTCTGTTCGTGTCTTTCGCGCCTTTCGTGGTAGAATCAAACAAACTCCCCCCAGACCAGAGAGGCCCACCATGACCACCGAACTGAAAATCAACCCGCTCCTCGCTGCAACCCCCGAAATCGGTCGCTGGCTCTGGGCTCTCGCTGAAGTCCGCCAGCAGACACGCCGCGTGGTCGCCGACATCGATCAACGCCTGCTCGACTGGCGTGGCTCTGATGGTGCTGAGAATTCCGTCGGCTCCCTGTTGTATCACATCGCCCTCGTCGAAATGTCCTGGCTCTATCTCGACCTCCTGCAGCAGGAGTTTCCACCTGAGGTCAACGATCTTTTTCCCTTTCCGATGGCGGACGACGCCGGCAAAGTCAGTCACGTTTCCGGCGTCACTCTGCAAGAACACCTGCACCGGCTCACGACCACAC
Encoded here:
- a CDS encoding FAD-dependent oxidoreductase, which produces MAESQGNRIIVVGGVAGGASAAARARRCDEHAEIILFEKDEYVSFANCGLPYFIGEEITERSKLLVATPELFRNRFNIDVRTRHLVQSINVENKTVTVLNRESGEVSEETWDRLILSTGAAPITPPLPGIESENVFTLRNLNDADAIKAFIAEHGCQKAVVVGAGFIGLEMVEQLHHLKLETDLVELQPQVLPPLDPEMARLVQNELIDHDIKVHLGTAVVTIQTENNTATGVELGNGTQIAADLVILGIGVSPAIELAQAAGIDIGARGGIAVNDFMQTSHPDVYAVGDAVEYQHGVLGTPQRIPLAGPANRAGRIAGQHAASTSADPMIAPMGTAIVRVFGITAALTGLSKKFAELTQRKNRSIIVVGKHHAGYFPGAQQLFLKLTYDPETGRILGAQSVGREGVDKRIDVIATAMKFKGTVRDLAGVDLCYAPPFGSAKDPVHMAGFVACNDLDELTRIIEVDADLSGYQILDVRSQQEVDAFRFPEITHIPVDELRGRLDELDVSRPIITVCHSGMRAYIAARILQQSGFENVHNLTGGMLMQRFARPELFE
- a CDS encoding sodium/glutamate symporter, encoding MFADFALISVLLVIAHLLRSRLRLLQNLLIPAPILAGFLGLIGGPQLLGWLPFSLTGDGKIAMERYPYELIAILFATLFLGHQPHRPTLRTMLRDVGDTWFYNFAAYIGQFGVALLFGLYALPLMFPDLNPGFALMMPAGFAGGHGTAAAVSESLQAGGFNDAQSLGFTFATIGLLIGIFGGLTLINIATRRGWTHLVSSAQELPESTRSGFLTPEEQTSMGTSTVSAMSLDPLTWHFAIVMTAFGGAHGIDYLFRHVLESKIILPLFAVALLVSAVLQLVLELCHIGKYVDRQVMARIGSSVSDYLIAFAVASIKISVVVEYMAPLIVMSLLGFLYAIGMLWFLGRHLFHNFWFERSIFAYGWMTGVVGIGVLLLRIVDPQLKSKTLQDYGLAFVGISPLEILLIVVVPPLVARQIILAPAIVIIVIAVACFALSAYLVGWYRTPPGELRPGEQEIIDDLK
- a CDS encoding zinc-binding alcohol dehydrogenase family protein, whose translation is MKAVGLTRYLPIEDPASLMDVELDQPKPGGRDLLVAVKAIAVNPVDTKVRAPQEGEEPAPKVLGWDAAGVVEAVGPEVELFQPGDEVFYAGDITRPGCNAEYQLIDERIVGTKPKSLDFSQAAAIPLTAITAYESFFDRMGIDVEGGNAGETILITGGAGGVGSIGIQLAKLAGLTVITTASRPESIEWVKQLGADHVINHFEPLRPQVEALGLTQIDHIALFNNTDQHWDQAVDLLRPEGKIVLLVDNKQPLDQSLMKRKSATMVWEFMYTRSMFATPDMIEQHHLLNRVSEWLDAGKLQCTVNEVRSPINAENLRWAHQTLEAGHTIGKIVLSGWE
- a CDS encoding ATP-grasp domain-containing protein, whose amino-acid sequence is MRAYVQQAQKGDPNYLNLERIAYTFWERGYEVTRFDAPSLFDGALDRGLLSFPDETIVAGGVGTVRSAIKRAQRPLPDLQDLPDCLKEWIGRDFWISTLEEVRQPFEKEEETRALHVKPLWEHKRFTGKVFKEFKDLIPSAAVDGETEVLVQEVVEFISEWRAYIFRGAIKTVANYQGDPLAFPDRTRMQSALDAFESCPIACSMDWGITSTGETLLVEVNDCYALGNYGADMYLYTAMIEARWREIMGLEDNGIGINL
- a CDS encoding DinB family protein — protein: MTTELKINPLLAATPEIGRWLWALAEVRQQTRRVVADIDQRLLDWRGSDGAENSVGSLLYHIALVEMSWLYLDLLQQEFPPEVNDLFPFPMADDAGKVSHVSGVTLQEHLHRLTTTREITLSRFQPMTPDEWHRLRPPINDQPYETTPEWAVFHLIEHEAGHAFQISSLKARWQRLVSN